The Pelosinus sp. IPA-1 genome contains a region encoding:
- a CDS encoding BglG family transcription antiterminator, with translation MQDNKLNSRMKKILLRICAEDKYVTISAIAKELGVSAKTILRELQEVEDWLISKGCSLSKKTGAGIKVNGSHDRKTMILEILKGEKEENLYSPKERQIVIVSELLQNQESVKLYNFTKILKVTEGTISNDLDKVEQWFKKQGITLVRKPGLGVYIEGPETNIRKAMVHFIYENIEEDQLLGVIRNSLVKSTNQATDIETKTRRRLLNLIDKEVIHKLESSIHEAEEKMEHKLADSAYVGLIVHLALAVQRIRKNEEITIDQEFLQELKRYPEYLVATDMVASIAKNFGINIPESEIGYITMHIRGSKNRNDYIKDTSKIVGNFELVKISKEIIKIAERETGRLLIQNENLLVGLVNHLGPAISRLKMNLDIRNPFLEEIKNFYPELVAISRKCAVVVEKQLGIIMPDSEIAYIAMHLGAAIETGKRLPKPVYRCAIACSTGMGTSRLLATKIEKEYDNIQIVEIISTIHIEETRLKEKKIDFIISTVSIDYCSIPVVTVNPLLFEEDKNRINTQMKLLVNKVEYYPSKNVDGVRFEDKLHVLQQYAVAILEILENFFTLKDYESNTIEEMIQGVSSLLGTNDEMVNQLATALQDREEKGGTFITGHGFVLLHCRTEAMKKLHFGVVQNVKQIYAMNGKGEKEEVTLGIIMIAPEKSSEHAIETISHLSKMLVERPDFIRLLQEGAEKDAVKEVSNVLEEFYWMKNKNLMGV, from the coding sequence ATGCAAGATAATAAACTGAATTCACGGATGAAAAAAATCTTGCTTAGAATTTGTGCAGAAGATAAGTATGTAACGATTTCTGCCATTGCCAAAGAATTAGGTGTTAGTGCAAAAACAATTTTAAGAGAATTACAAGAAGTGGAAGATTGGCTTATTTCCAAAGGATGCAGTCTGAGTAAAAAGACAGGGGCAGGTATTAAGGTAAATGGTAGTCACGATAGAAAGACAATGATTCTTGAGATTCTAAAAGGGGAAAAGGAAGAGAACTTATATTCCCCAAAAGAAAGACAAATCGTGATTGTTAGTGAGTTATTGCAGAATCAAGAATCAGTTAAGTTATATAATTTTACTAAAATATTAAAAGTAACAGAGGGAACAATTAGTAACGATTTAGATAAAGTAGAACAGTGGTTTAAAAAACAAGGAATTACATTGGTCAGAAAACCTGGTTTAGGGGTTTATATTGAAGGCCCAGAAACTAATATTCGAAAAGCTATGGTGCATTTTATTTATGAGAATATCGAAGAAGACCAATTACTAGGAGTTATAAGAAATAGCTTAGTGAAATCGACGAATCAAGCAACGGATATTGAAACAAAAACTCGTAGAAGATTACTAAACCTAATTGATAAAGAAGTGATTCATAAATTAGAATCATCGATACATGAAGCAGAAGAAAAAATGGAGCATAAGCTAGCGGACAGTGCTTATGTAGGGTTAATTGTTCATTTAGCGCTTGCTGTGCAAAGAATCAGAAAGAATGAAGAAATTACAATTGACCAAGAGTTTTTGCAAGAATTAAAAAGATATCCGGAGTATTTGGTGGCAACAGATATGGTGGCTAGTATTGCAAAAAATTTTGGCATCAATATCCCAGAATCTGAAATTGGTTATATTACGATGCATATTAGAGGTTCAAAAAACCGGAATGATTATATAAAAGATACTAGCAAAATTGTCGGTAATTTTGAATTGGTGAAGATTTCAAAGGAAATCATTAAAATTGCGGAAAGAGAAACAGGGCGTCTATTAATCCAAAATGAAAATTTACTTGTCGGCTTAGTCAATCATTTGGGGCCAGCTATTAGTCGATTGAAAATGAACTTAGATATTCGAAATCCTTTTTTGGAAGAAATTAAAAACTTCTATCCTGAGCTAGTAGCCATTAGTAGAAAATGTGCTGTCGTGGTAGAAAAACAATTAGGTATTATTATGCCTGACTCTGAGATTGCCTATATCGCAATGCACCTAGGAGCTGCTATCGAAACGGGTAAACGGTTGCCAAAACCTGTATATCGTTGTGCCATTGCTTGCTCAACTGGCATGGGGACTTCTAGATTGTTGGCAACAAAGATAGAAAAAGAGTACGACAACATTCAAATAGTAGAGATTATTTCTACGATTCACATTGAAGAAACAAGGCTAAAAGAAAAAAAAATTGACTTCATTATTTCAACAGTTTCGATTGATTATTGTTCTATTCCAGTAGTAACTGTCAATCCGTTACTCTTTGAAGAAGATAAAAATAGAATCAACACTCAAATGAAATTGTTAGTAAATAAGGTGGAGTATTATCCTAGTAAAAATGTTGATGGAGTTAGATTTGAAGATAAACTGCATGTACTGCAGCAATATGCAGTGGCAATTCTTGAAATTCTAGAAAATTTTTTCACCCTAAAAGACTATGAATCTAATACGATAGAAGAAATGATTCAGGGGGTAAGTTCCTTACTAGGTACAAATGATGAAATGGTAAATCAGTTAGCTACAGCCTTACAAGACAGAGAAGAAAAGGGTGGAACTTTTATTACAGGACATGGGTTTGTTCTACTTCATTGCCGGACAGAGGCAATGAAAAAACTACATTTTGGTGTAGTGCAGAACGTAAAACAAATTTATGCAATGAATGGAAAGGGAGAAAAAGAAGAAGTTACACTAGGAATTATTATGATAGCACCAGAAAAAAGTAGCGAACATGCGATAGAAACAATCAGCCATCTTAGTAAGATGCTTGTAGAAAGACCTGATTTTATCAGGCTGCTACAAGAAGGAGCAGAGAAAGACGCAGTGAAAGAAGTAAGCAATGTATTAGAAGAATTTTATTGGATGAAAAATAAAAATCTTATGGGGGTATAA
- a CDS encoding PTS mannitol transporter subunit IICBA — MGEGRIQEKVQKFGRFLSGMVMPNIGAFIAWGLITALFIPTGWLPSEYLSKLVGPMIIYLLPLLIGYTGGKMVSDSRGGVLGAIATIGVIVGVDIPMFIGAMIMGPLGGYVIKKFDEAIEGKVPAGFEMLINNFSAGIIGALLALLAYTGIGPVVVSLNVILKNGVESIVNAGLLPLVSLFIEPGKILFLNNAMNHGILSPIGIQQAKEVGKSVFFLLEANPGPGLGILLAYWMFSKGMIKQSAPGAIIIHFLGGIHEIYFPYVLMNPLLLLAVIGGGASGVFTFNLLGAGLVASPSPGSIFAVLAMIPKGGYFAVLTGVLVSTVVSFLIASIFVKQASAKQDDSQLEEAKESVKELKGNIVKHHDIKKIIFACDAGMGSSAMGATTLRNKFKKAGFNIEVVHCAIEAIPSDAQIVVTHEKLAARAKSKAPNSEYILVRDFIDNPVFETISKRLQPINGSVIVEENTDDKEDSAILRKSNILLGLKSMERDEVIRMAGSLLYKSGYVDEEYIEAMIEREKDLTTYIGKGIAIPHGVGKAKENIKKSGMVVLQFPEGVSFGDETAYMVIGIAGVGNEHLSILSNIATAINEEDDSMVEVLRTTTDSEYIYNLFHSSN, encoded by the coding sequence ATGGGTGAGGGTAGAATACAAGAAAAAGTCCAAAAGTTTGGTCGATTTTTAAGTGGCATGGTAATGCCGAACATTGGAGCGTTTATCGCTTGGGGCTTAATCACAGCACTTTTTATTCCTACGGGATGGTTACCAAGTGAATATTTAAGCAAACTAGTTGGACCGATGATAATCTATTTACTTCCTCTCTTGATTGGTTATACCGGTGGTAAAATGGTGTCAGATAGTCGGGGTGGTGTTCTAGGGGCAATTGCTACCATTGGTGTGATAGTTGGGGTTGATATCCCTATGTTTATTGGCGCCATGATTATGGGGCCTCTTGGTGGCTATGTTATCAAAAAGTTTGATGAGGCGATTGAAGGAAAAGTACCAGCTGGCTTTGAGATGTTAATCAATAACTTCTCAGCAGGTATTATTGGTGCATTACTGGCATTATTAGCTTATACAGGAATTGGCCCTGTGGTTGTATCTTTAAATGTAATTCTTAAAAATGGAGTAGAAAGCATTGTAAATGCAGGCTTATTGCCGTTAGTCTCCTTGTTTATTGAACCAGGAAAAATATTATTTTTAAATAATGCTATGAATCATGGTATCTTAAGTCCAATTGGCATACAACAAGCAAAAGAAGTAGGAAAATCCGTATTCTTCTTATTAGAAGCCAATCCTGGCCCAGGTCTTGGTATTCTACTTGCTTACTGGATGTTTTCTAAAGGCATGATCAAACAATCCGCACCAGGAGCTATAATTATTCACTTCTTGGGTGGTATCCATGAAATTTATTTCCCGTATGTATTAATGAACCCACTTCTCTTACTTGCTGTTATTGGTGGGGGCGCGAGCGGCGTATTTACGTTTAATCTATTAGGTGCTGGCTTAGTAGCAAGTCCTTCTCCCGGTAGTATCTTTGCAGTGTTGGCTATGATACCAAAAGGCGGTTACTTTGCAGTACTCACCGGAGTTCTGGTATCGACAGTCGTTTCCTTTTTAATCGCTTCCATCTTTGTTAAACAAGCTAGTGCAAAACAAGATGATTCTCAATTGGAAGAAGCAAAAGAAAGTGTGAAAGAACTTAAAGGTAATATCGTTAAACACCACGATATTAAGAAAATTATCTTCGCCTGTGATGCAGGCATGGGGTCGAGTGCGATGGGGGCAACAACCTTACGCAACAAATTTAAGAAAGCTGGATTTAATATCGAGGTGGTGCATTGTGCGATTGAAGCGATTCCTAGTGATGCTCAAATCGTCGTCACTCACGAAAAGCTAGCGGCTCGCGCAAAAAGTAAAGCACCTAATTCTGAATATATATTAGTAAGAGATTTTATCGATAATCCTGTTTTTGAAACAATAAGTAAAAGGCTACAGCCTATAAATGGTTCCGTTATTGTAGAAGAAAATACTGATGATAAAGAAGATAGTGCAATTTTACGGAAAAGTAATATTCTCTTAGGTTTAAAAAGCATGGAAAGAGATGAAGTCATTCGCATGGCCGGCAGTTTGCTCTATAAGAGCGGTTATGTAGATGAAGAGTATATTGAAGCTATGATTGAAAGAGAAAAGGATCTTACGACCTATATTGGTAAAGGAATTGCCATTCCTCATGGTGTAGGTAAAGCAAAAGAAAATATTAAAAAATCTGGAATGGTTGTCTTGCAGTTCCCAGAAGGAGTTTCCTTTGGTGACGAAACGGCTTATATGGTAATTGGTATCGCAGGTGTAGGAAATGAACATTTGAGTATTCTTTCTAACATTGCTACCGCGATTAATGAAGAAGATGATAGTATGGTAGAGGTACTGAGAACAACAACAGATAGTGAATATATCTATAACTTATTTCATAGCTCAAATTAG
- the pfkB gene encoding 1-phosphofructokinase → MIITVTLNPAVDKTVEINDLHINRVNRVASARVDAGGKGINVSKVILNLEGKSKAIGFLGGKAGTFIKGYLDEMGIANEFVFVKGETRTNLKIVDPMQHTNTDINEIGPDITLEDSKKIDNIISESVNEKTVIVFSGSVPPNVDLATYQKWIQRAKEKGAKAILDADGELLQLGIEAGPYLIKPNIHELERLLARKINSMEDTVECAKDLMGKYGIEIVVVSMGEKGALFLNKQVTIFAEGIKVDVKSTVGAGDSMVAALAYAIDKGSSFEDAVTLAVAAGTANVMTCGTEPSSLEVIRELEKKVQWKYL, encoded by the coding sequence ATGATAATTACTGTTACTTTAAATCCAGCAGTTGATAAAACAGTAGAAATTAATGATCTGCATATAAATAGGGTGAATCGAGTAGCTTCGGCAAGGGTAGATGCAGGAGGCAAGGGGATTAACGTTTCAAAGGTTATATTAAACTTAGAAGGGAAAAGTAAGGCCATTGGGTTCCTTGGCGGCAAAGCAGGGACTTTTATCAAAGGTTATCTAGATGAAATGGGTATTGCCAATGAATTTGTTTTTGTCAAAGGGGAAACTAGGACGAATCTCAAGATTGTAGATCCGATGCAACATACAAATACGGATATAAATGAAATAGGACCAGATATCACCCTTGAGGATAGTAAAAAAATTGATAATATTATTTCAGAGTCTGTCAATGAAAAAACCGTTATTGTTTTCTCGGGCAGTGTCCCTCCTAATGTAGATCTTGCCACCTATCAAAAGTGGATTCAAAGGGCAAAAGAAAAGGGTGCCAAGGCTATTCTTGATGCAGATGGAGAACTGTTACAACTAGGAATTGAAGCGGGACCATATCTGATAAAACCAAATATTCATGAACTAGAAAGACTACTTGCCAGAAAGATTAATAGCATGGAAGACACGGTAGAATGTGCTAAAGATCTTATGGGAAAATACGGTATAGAAATTGTAGTTGTTTCTATGGGAGAGAAGGGAGCCTTGTTTCTAAATAAACAGGTTACTATCTTTGCTGAGGGTATTAAAGTAGATGTGAAAAGCACTGTGGGAGCAGGCGATTCAATGGTAGCTGCCCTTGCTTACGCCATAGATAAAGGAAGTTCTTTTGAAGACGCAGTAACACTGGCTGTTGCTGCTGGCACGGCCAATGTAATGACTTGTGGTACAGAACCTAGTTCTCTTGAGGTAATTAGAGAACTAGAGAAAAAAGTACAGTGGAAGTATTTGTAA
- a CDS encoding zinc-binding dehydrogenase: protein MKTRAVRLYGKKDLRLDEFELPEIKEDEILVQVISDSICMSSYKAAVLASDHKRVPADIAEYPIIIGHEMAGNIVEVGSKWKDQFKVGEKFSMQPALNYKGSMDSPGYSYRYCGGAATYVIMPQEVMELGCLLKYEGESYYEASLAEPMSCIIGSFHANYHTTMGSYEHKMGIAEGGKLAILAGAGPMGLGAIDYALHCDRRPKMIVVTDVDENRLKRAESIFSIEEAKENGIELVFVNTKDMADAPGYLRNITGGTGFDDVYVFAPVKPLVEQGDKILGRDGCLNFFAGPTDINFSGECNFYNVHYNSTHIVGTTGGNTNDMIESLRMTEKKLINPAVMVTHIGGLDSAAEATLRLPEVPAGKKLIYTSINMELTAIADFAELGKENPHYAKLAEITQRNKGLWCTEAEKYLLENWSK, encoded by the coding sequence ATGAAAACAAGAGCAGTACGATTATATGGTAAAAAAGATTTACGGTTAGATGAGTTTGAATTACCTGAAATAAAAGAAGATGAAATATTAGTACAGGTCATTTCCGATAGTATTTGTATGTCGAGCTACAAGGCAGCAGTACTGGCAAGCGATCACAAAAGAGTTCCTGCAGATATTGCCGAGTATCCGATTATCATTGGACATGAAATGGCTGGTAATATTGTTGAAGTGGGTTCTAAATGGAAAGATCAGTTTAAAGTTGGAGAAAAATTTTCTATGCAGCCAGCTTTGAATTATAAGGGCAGTATGGATTCTCCTGGTTATTCTTACCGTTATTGTGGTGGGGCTGCTACCTATGTGATTATGCCTCAGGAAGTTATGGAGCTAGGATGCTTACTCAAATATGAAGGTGAATCTTATTATGAAGCGTCCTTGGCAGAGCCAATGTCTTGTATTATTGGATCTTTTCATGCCAATTACCATACGACAATGGGCAGCTATGAGCACAAAATGGGAATTGCTGAAGGCGGAAAGTTGGCTATTTTAGCTGGGGCAGGCCCAATGGGACTTGGTGCAATTGATTATGCGCTCCATTGTGACCGAAGACCAAAAATGATTGTAGTAACGGATGTGGATGAGAACAGACTAAAAAGAGCAGAGAGTATTTTTTCCATAGAAGAAGCTAAGGAAAATGGTATTGAACTTGTTTTTGTAAATACAAAAGATATGGCGGACGCACCTGGATATTTGCGAAATATTACGGGGGGCACTGGGTTTGATGATGTTTATGTGTTTGCTCCAGTAAAACCATTAGTGGAACAAGGCGATAAAATTTTAGGACGAGATGGTTGCTTGAACTTCTTTGCAGGTCCTACAGATATTAATTTCTCTGGAGAGTGTAATTTTTATAATGTACACTATAATTCCACTCATATTGTTGGGACTACTGGAGGGAATACCAATGATATGATTGAATCATTACGGATGACAGAGAAGAAGCTAATTAATCCAGCTGTTATGGTCACTCATATAGGCGGGCTTGATAGTGCCGCTGAGGCTACTTTAAGGTTGCCAGAGGTACCAGCGGGGAAAAAATTAATTTATACCAGTATCAACATGGAATTAACGGCAATTGCTGATTTTGCAGAACTGGGTAAAGAAAATCCCCATTATGCAAAACTAGCTGAAATAACCCAAAGAAATAAGGGATTATGGTGCACGGAAGCAGAAAAATACCTGTTAGAAAATTGGAGTAAATAA
- a CDS encoding response regulator transcription factor produces MKVLVVDDDEKILKVLVTYLNKEGYVTETAQDGLSAIAKVDKGNPDIVLLDVMLPGMDGWGVCKEIRRKSNVPIIMLTARVEEADRIIGLEIGADDYVTKPFSPREVIARIRAILRRVQPVEQKGEMQAVLRFGDLILQPHNHNVIVKGTTMELTPTEYKMLELFIEHPKQVFSRLQLIEKVQGYTFEGYERTVDSHIKNLRKKLGEPFGESPYIKTVYGVGYKLAGEQHA; encoded by the coding sequence GTGAAGGTATTAGTCGTAGATGATGATGAAAAAATCTTAAAAGTACTAGTTACGTATTTAAATAAGGAAGGATATGTAACAGAAACAGCACAGGATGGTTTATCAGCAATTGCTAAAGTCGATAAAGGTAATCCAGATATAGTGTTACTGGACGTAATGTTACCAGGAATGGATGGCTGGGGCGTTTGCAAAGAAATTAGACGTAAAAGCAATGTGCCAATTATTATGCTGACGGCTAGAGTGGAGGAGGCTGACCGGATCATTGGTTTGGAGATTGGTGCCGATGACTATGTTACGAAACCCTTTAGCCCACGAGAGGTGATCGCCAGGATCAGGGCTATTCTTCGAAGGGTACAGCCTGTAGAGCAGAAAGGAGAAATGCAGGCTGTGTTGCGGTTCGGAGATCTAATCTTGCAGCCTCATAACCATAATGTAATTGTAAAGGGAACAACCATGGAATTAACACCTACGGAATATAAAATGCTGGAATTATTTATAGAACATCCAAAACAAGTTTTTTCAAGGCTGCAATTGATTGAAAAAGTACAGGGATATACCTTCGAAGGCTATGAGCGAACCGTTGATTCACATATAAAAAATCTGCGAAAAAAACTAGGTGAACCCTTTGGAGAATCTCCTTATATAAAAACCGTATATGGCGTCGGCTACAAATTGGCAGGTGAACAGCATGCGTAG
- a CDS encoding HAMP domain-containing sensor histidine kinase yields the protein MRSLLAKVTIIFFTTTTAVVVGLMLVVNFQVSSHFSRYLNMHEMHGMRNHGEMMSMMGGPEIQFISSLQHSLLFVVGAMLLIGLIVSYYLARSITIPMIELNKAVNDVAAGNLDASVIVNRQDEVGQLAMAFNAMTAKLKSNTILRQRFLAGVAHELRTPLTILKANLEGIGDGIIEADKEQIDSLTEEVDRLTKMVNDLRDLSLLETGQIHPECTTFDINSILRQVVSKMKSVAEEKGLALNLETNKMPPLWGDAAMVNQILYNLVINAIRYTSAGGKVTVTAIEEAGMAKISVIDTGIGISAEDQEHIFDYFYRVDPARTKKSGGTGLGLAIVKQLALAQGGQIHVTSTLGHGSSFSLLLPLKIHENLTVSP from the coding sequence ATGCGTAGTTTGCTTGCTAAGGTAACGATTATCTTTTTTACCACAACGACAGCTGTTGTTGTTGGGTTAATGCTTGTCGTAAATTTCCAGGTATCATCTCATTTTAGTCGCTATTTGAATATGCATGAAATGCATGGAATGCGGAATCATGGAGAAATGATGTCTATGATGGGAGGGCCAGAAATACAATTTATTAGCTCCTTACAACACTCCTTGTTATTCGTTGTTGGCGCTATGTTACTGATAGGTCTTATTGTGAGTTATTATCTAGCCCGTAGTATTACAATACCCATGATTGAACTTAATAAGGCGGTTAATGACGTGGCGGCAGGTAATCTTGATGCTAGTGTGATAGTGAATCGTCAGGATGAGGTTGGACAACTGGCAATGGCATTTAATGCTATGACGGCAAAGTTGAAATCCAATACTATTCTTCGGCAACGGTTTTTAGCTGGGGTAGCTCATGAACTTCGTACGCCACTCACTATTTTAAAGGCGAATCTAGAAGGTATTGGTGATGGAATTATCGAGGCTGATAAGGAACAAATAGATTCTTTAACAGAAGAAGTAGATCGATTAACAAAGATGGTCAATGACTTAAGGGATCTCTCTTTATTAGAGACGGGACAAATCCATCCTGAATGTACAACTTTTGATATTAATTCGATTTTGCGCCAAGTGGTGAGTAAAATGAAATCTGTAGCGGAGGAAAAAGGGCTTGCCCTTAACCTAGAAACAAATAAGATGCCTCCACTTTGGGGCGATGCTGCTATGGTTAATCAGATTCTGTATAATCTCGTTATCAATGCAATTCGGTATACAAGTGCAGGAGGTAAGGTTACTGTCACAGCAATTGAAGAGGCGGGTATGGCAAAAATAAGTGTAATTGATACGGGAATCGGAATTAGCGCAGAAGATCAGGAACATATTTTTGATTATTTTTATCGCGTCGATCCAGCGCGGACGAAAAAAAGTGGCGGTACGGGTCTTGGGCTTGCTATTGTCAAACAACTAGCCTTGGCCCAGGGAGGACAGATTCATGTAACAAGTACCTTAGGACATGGCAGCTCATTTTCATTGCTATTACCCTTGAAAATTCATGAAAATCTCACAGTTTCTCCATAA
- a CDS encoding mannosyltransferase family protein yields the protein MRLPSKRVWLAFFVHTLLISIAFFMSDIIPHHPPAGFVDQSLYPMSTTTEKLIKWDAHWYTYVAGHGYNAKSIVFFPLLTLFIKSLSYLGLHIAIAGLLICNLFTFLSFWIMDLTFRLDFSERQVSHALVAYAVMPTSLFLNSIYTEPLFITFSLLCVYFSRLEKWWYGGIAGAFAAVTRNLGIFLFLFLLYEFWKKYPKSGKSLLTAIPLFIPPIALSFYMLYNFYLLGDPISFVNSQQNWGRHFAPPWYNLWANLPLTFSNNPYSQPGIALDTFTVIIGLIGFFALTFLLQFKIPTSYLLIGWIWFLIPLSSTTSELPLYSMSRFILPIFPLYLFWGQLPSKIFYCYIFLSAFFLVLFTSLFINWYWIG from the coding sequence ATGAGGCTTCCTTCAAAACGTGTATGGCTTGCATTCTTCGTACATACACTATTAATTAGTATTGCTTTTTTTATGTCTGATATAATACCGCACCATCCTCCGGCTGGCTTTGTGGACCAGTCCCTTTACCCAATGTCAACGACAACTGAAAAACTGATTAAATGGGACGCTCACTGGTATACCTATGTGGCTGGACATGGATATAATGCAAAATCGATTGTTTTTTTTCCCCTTCTTACCCTTTTTATTAAGTCATTATCCTACCTAGGTTTACATATAGCAATTGCAGGACTACTAATCTGTAATCTATTTACTTTTTTAAGCTTTTGGATTATGGATCTTACCTTTCGTTTAGATTTTTCCGAGAGGCAAGTAAGCCATGCTCTCGTAGCTTACGCAGTGATGCCAACCTCTCTTTTTCTTAATAGCATTTATACTGAACCATTATTTATCACCTTTTCACTTCTCTGCGTCTATTTTTCAAGGTTAGAAAAATGGTGGTATGGAGGAATTGCTGGTGCATTTGCTGCCGTAACCAGAAACCTAGGTATTTTTCTTTTTCTGTTTTTACTCTATGAATTTTGGAAAAAATATCCAAAATCAGGAAAATCTCTTCTTACAGCAATTCCCTTATTCATTCCGCCAATCGCACTATCATTCTATATGCTATATAACTTTTATTTGCTAGGAGATCCCATTTCATTTGTTAATTCCCAACAAAATTGGGGCAGGCACTTCGCACCGCCTTGGTATAATCTTTGGGCGAATCTCCCTCTAACCTTTTCTAACAATCCTTACAGTCAGCCTGGCATAGCATTAGATACCTTTACTGTCATTATCGGGTTGATAGGCTTTTTCGCCCTCACCTTTTTATTACAGTTTAAAATTCCCACTTCCTATTTACTCATTGGCTGGATTTGGTTTTTGATTCCTCTATCCTCTACAACTTCTGAGCTACCATTATACAGCATGTCTCGCTTTATCCTTCCTATTTTCCCGCTTTATTTATTTTGGGGCCAACTCCCTTCTAAGATTTTTTATTGCTATATTTTTCTAAGTGCCTTCTTTTTAGTCTTATTTACATCCCTATTTATCAACTGGTATTGGATCGGATAA
- a CDS encoding glycosyltransferase family 2 protein translates to MDLSIIIPTFNEKNNVRILATKIINLLKQENYFYEIVFVDDSLDDTPTILEELSQEYKEIKYIHRTNERGLASAVVNGFLHSQGNQIIVMDADLQHPPELLPLILKRLASADIVIPSRFIPGGSDGGLNLFRKLVSGIARGIGYLSIKKLRSISDSTSGYFGFQRSVIDQAHLNPIGWKILIEILVKGKYQTVHEIPYTFVARDAGESKMNFKEQWNYLKHIIKLMGHSAEDRRFYTFCAIGILGTFVNLLSLTICLSLLNMEEISASINSSCIAMFHNFLWNDKVTWKRSKQQILRKRLLQFCQFALISSLGIAITTLCTQTFLFLGWSIYVGQLTGIALSTFWNFSANRKWTWSVAHLIVNPQEEKLVVTQEIPSKISWN, encoded by the coding sequence ATGGATCTTAGCATCATAATTCCCACATTTAATGAAAAGAATAACGTTAGAATACTTGCAACGAAGATTATAAATTTATTAAAGCAGGAAAACTATTTCTACGAAATTGTTTTTGTCGATGATAGTCTAGATGATACTCCCACTATATTAGAAGAACTATCCCAAGAATACAAAGAGATTAAATATATTCATAGGACAAATGAACGCGGCTTAGCTTCTGCTGTAGTTAACGGTTTTCTTCACTCTCAAGGTAATCAGATCATTGTGATGGATGCCGATTTACAGCATCCTCCCGAGTTGCTTCCCTTAATTTTAAAAAGATTAGCCAGCGCAGATATTGTAATTCCTAGCCGTTTCATACCGGGGGGCTCTGACGGGGGGTTAAACCTATTTAGAAAACTAGTATCAGGGATTGCTAGAGGCATCGGTTATCTCTCTATTAAGAAGTTACGCTCCATTTCTGATTCAACCAGTGGGTATTTCGGCTTTCAGCGAAGTGTTATCGACCAAGCCCACTTAAATCCCATTGGCTGGAAAATTTTAATTGAAATTCTCGTAAAAGGCAAGTACCAGACTGTACATGAAATACCTTATACCTTTGTTGCCCGAGACGCTGGAGAATCTAAAATGAATTTCAAAGAGCAGTGGAATTATCTAAAGCATATTATTAAACTAATGGGGCATAGCGCGGAAGATCGCAGATTCTACACCTTTTGTGCCATTGGTATTTTAGGGACTTTCGTCAATTTGTTAAGTTTAACCATTTGTCTTTCTTTGCTTAATATGGAGGAAATTTCTGCCTCCATTAATTCTTCCTGTATCGCAATGTTTCATAACTTTCTATGGAATGATAAAGTGACATGGAAAAGAAGCAAACAACAGATTCTTCGAAAACGTCTCCTGCAATTCTGCCAGTTTGCTTTAATCTCTAGCCTTGGCATTGCCATAACAACTTTATGTACCCAAACTTTTCTTTTTCTCGGATGGAGTATATATGTTGGTCAATTAACTGGTATTGCGCTATCAACTTTTTGGAATTTTTCGGCGAATCGAAAATGGACATGGTCTGTCGCTCATTTAATTGTAAATCCACAAGAGGAAAAACTAGTAGTAACCCAAGAGATACCAAGTAAAATTTCCTGGAATTAG